Proteins co-encoded in one Erwinia sp. genomic window:
- a CDS encoding hypothetical protein (ID:JIFNMEKO_01235;~source:Prodigal:2.6) yields MKKWACMLAGLCCFGASAAQVITVSRFEVGKDKWAFNREEIMLTCTNEGAIFAINPSTLMQYPLNARAEQQVESGQSKGQSIAVIQSDDPAHPGEKKSLAPFIERASALCH; encoded by the coding sequence ATGAAGAAGTGGGCATGTATGTTGGCAGGTCTCTGCTGTTTTGGCGCTTCTGCCGCGCAAGTGATTACGGTAAGTCGCTTCGAGGTCGGTAAAGATAAATGGGCCTTTAACCGTGAAGAAATCATGCTGACCTGCACGAATGAAGGGGCTATTTTCGCCATCAATCCTTCGACATTGATGCAATATCCCCTCAATGCGCGGGCTGAGCAGCAGGTAGAGAGTGGACAATCGAAAGGGCAGTCAATTGCCGTGATCCAGTCAGATGACCCTGCTCATCCGGGAGAAAAGAAGAGTCTGGCTCCGTTTATTGAGCGGGCCAGTGCATTGTGTCACTGA
- the apbE_1 gene encoding FAD:protein FMN transferase (ID:JIFNMEKO_01238;~source:Prodigal:2.6) yields MQSDDSTLCTYSAVLMGSPVELKLFHHDEALASGVFRLIKSLENTFTVNRPNSEIMVINHAAGIAPVNVSQLVFNLVQQALSLSLIPGSCFNLAIGPLVKCWKIGFQGNSIPAASSIAEKLALTDPKNILMDQQNHSVYLLQKGMEIDLGAIAKGYIADCVRNYLQQQGVHAALINLGGNVHTLGSPPTAVHWSVGLKTPFSKENDFAGIINVSNKSVVTSGVYERFFEIDGKRYHHIFDPKTGYPLNNDMLSVTVISATSLEGDAWTTLLYGMGIDKALAFLANKPELDAIFITHDHKIIISSQRHFSFTAVDPQYQVNTVGSA; encoded by the coding sequence ATGCAATCTGACGATTCGACACTCTGTACTTACTCTGCGGTCCTGATGGGATCGCCAGTAGAATTGAAACTGTTCCACCATGATGAGGCTCTCGCTTCTGGTGTTTTTCGTCTGATCAAAAGCCTTGAAAACACTTTTACAGTTAATCGCCCGAACTCTGAAATCATGGTTATCAACCATGCTGCGGGAATTGCTCCGGTAAATGTCAGCCAGCTGGTGTTTAACCTTGTTCAACAAGCGCTTAGTCTCTCGCTGATTCCTGGTAGCTGCTTTAATTTAGCTATTGGTCCGTTAGTAAAATGCTGGAAAATCGGTTTTCAGGGAAACAGCATCCCTGCTGCATCATCCATTGCTGAAAAACTGGCATTGACCGACCCCAAAAATATACTAATGGATCAGCAGAATCATTCCGTGTATTTACTGCAAAAAGGGATGGAAATAGACCTGGGAGCGATTGCGAAAGGCTATATTGCGGACTGTGTGCGAAATTACCTGCAACAACAAGGCGTGCACGCTGCACTGATCAACCTGGGGGGAAATGTGCATACACTAGGATCTCCACCCACGGCAGTACACTGGTCTGTTGGCCTTAAGACCCCTTTTTCAAAAGAGAACGACTTCGCGGGTATCATTAACGTCAGCAATAAATCAGTGGTCACTTCTGGCGTTTATGAACGGTTTTTTGAGATCGACGGCAAACGTTATCATCATATATTCGATCCAAAAACAGGTTATCCACTGAACAACGATATGCTCAGTGTAACAGTGATCTCGGCAACATCACTGGAAGGAGATGCCTGGACTACCCTGCTTTACGGTATGGGCATTGATAAAGCTCTGGCTTTTCTCGCCAATAAACCGGAACTGGATGCCATCTTCATTACACATGATCACAAGATTATCATCAGCTCTCAACGGCATTTTTCTTTCACGGCAGTTGACCCACAGTATCAGGTTAATACGGTTGGCAGCGCATAA
- the yebZ gene encoding Inner membrane protein YebZ (ID:JIFNMEKO_01234;~source:Prodigal:2.6), with protein MGEGWQSVSQVDLWLMVAKTQWGSVWCWHLAAAVLTVVLLSNQVRHGGYLLIVALLSQLLTLSLVGHVAMSVGIIGALHRINQFGHLLTAAFWSGGLLALLNVMQEAKKASWGEQATATMIRFSLYGHLAVATVILSGIINILLIQGWEFPSDTQYIRLLAIKIVLVGVMVILALFNRYFWLPRMKNRSSLAKRFFWYFTVAEQLIALLVLLLVSQFATLQP; from the coding sequence ATGGGGGAAGGGTGGCAATCTGTCAGCCAGGTTGATTTGTGGTTGATGGTGGCGAAGACACAGTGGGGAAGTGTTTGGTGCTGGCATCTTGCCGCCGCAGTGCTCACTGTGGTGCTACTCTCAAACCAGGTTCGTCACGGTGGTTATTTACTGATTGTGGCTCTTCTCAGTCAGCTACTGACATTGTCACTGGTGGGGCATGTGGCAATGTCTGTGGGAATAATCGGTGCACTGCATCGCATCAACCAGTTTGGTCATTTGCTGACAGCGGCATTCTGGAGTGGTGGTTTACTGGCTTTACTGAATGTGATGCAGGAGGCGAAGAAAGCATCATGGGGCGAGCAAGCCACCGCGACGATGATTCGTTTTTCCCTCTACGGCCACCTGGCGGTCGCAACCGTTATCCTCAGTGGCATAATTAACATTCTGTTAATTCAGGGCTGGGAATTTCCCTCTGACACACAGTACATACGTTTGTTGGCGATAAAGATTGTGCTCGTTGGTGTGATGGTGATACTGGCACTGTTTAATCGCTATTTTTGGTTACCGCGGATGAAAAACCGCAGTAGTCTGGCAAAACGTTTCTTTTGGTATTTTACTGTAGCAGAACAGTTGATTGCACTACTAGTTCTGCTGCTGGTGAGTCAGTTTGCTACACTGCAACCGTAA
- the ttdT gene encoding L-tartrate/succinate antiporter (ID:JIFNMEKO_01240;~source:Prodigal:2.6), producing MKDKKESEPAAVAAAQGKGKQKRIMMLCLPVLVTLLMLLVPVPNGLEPHAWHFFAVFLGVIIGLIFEPLPGAVIGLTGVVVIALCSQWLLFSPAELADPKLKLASQSFKWAVSGFGNSTVWLIFGAFMFAAGYDKTQFGRRLALILVQALGRRSLTLGYAITFADLLLAPFTPSNTARSGGTIYPIIANLPPLYGSKPNDPSARKIGSYLMWVAITATCITSSMFLSALAPNLLALELVKKFANINVTWGGWFLAFLPLGIILLLSMPLLAYWLYPPEVKTNDEVPRWASQELKKLGKLTRNEILLLVFVCCALLMWIFATAWIEPAMAALLVIVLMLWTGVLNWNDIVSNKPAWNTFAWFATLVALADGLAKVGFISWLGKEGAVLLEGISPDVATVIIILAFYLLHYLFASTTAHTTALLPAMLTIASAIPGINMYVLSLMLMTSLGVMGIITPYGTGPSPIYYGSGYLPTKDYWRLGTIFGLIFLCALLFIGYPWMAMMF from the coding sequence ATGAAAGATAAAAAAGAGAGTGAGCCTGCTGCAGTTGCCGCAGCACAAGGGAAAGGTAAACAAAAACGAATTATGATGCTTTGTTTACCGGTGTTGGTGACCTTGTTGATGCTGTTAGTTCCTGTTCCCAATGGGCTTGAACCCCATGCATGGCATTTCTTTGCTGTGTTCCTGGGGGTAATTATTGGATTAATCTTTGAGCCTTTACCAGGTGCAGTTATAGGATTAACCGGGGTTGTTGTTATCGCCCTGTGCAGCCAGTGGTTACTTTTTAGTCCGGCTGAACTGGCTGACCCTAAGCTGAAACTGGCTTCCCAGTCCTTTAAGTGGGCTGTCAGTGGCTTCGGTAACTCAACGGTGTGGTTAATTTTCGGCGCATTTATGTTTGCGGCAGGTTACGATAAAACACAGTTTGGACGTCGTCTGGCATTGATCCTGGTTCAGGCTCTGGGCCGCCGTAGTTTGACGCTGGGTTACGCAATCACCTTTGCTGACTTGTTACTGGCACCTTTCACCCCATCGAATACAGCGCGCAGCGGTGGTACTATCTATCCCATCATTGCTAACCTTCCGCCACTTTACGGTTCAAAACCGAATGATCCCAGCGCGCGTAAGATTGGTTCATACCTGATGTGGGTAGCGATTACCGCGACCTGTATTACCAGCTCAATGTTTCTGTCAGCGCTTGCACCAAATCTGCTGGCACTGGAACTGGTGAAGAAATTTGCAAACATCAATGTGACCTGGGGAGGCTGGTTCCTGGCATTTTTACCCCTGGGTATTATTTTACTGCTGAGTATGCCATTGCTGGCTTATTGGTTATATCCACCAGAAGTTAAAACCAACGATGAGGTGCCTCGCTGGGCAAGTCAGGAGTTGAAAAAACTTGGTAAGCTGACTCGCAACGAAATTCTGTTACTGGTCTTTGTTTGCTGCGCATTATTGATGTGGATCTTCGCTACAGCATGGATTGAACCAGCGATGGCCGCGTTACTGGTTATTGTTTTAATGTTATGGACCGGAGTGCTCAACTGGAACGATATTGTCAGTAACAAACCAGCCTGGAACACTTTCGCATGGTTTGCGACACTGGTTGCACTGGCAGATGGTCTGGCCAAGGTCGGCTTTATCAGCTGGCTGGGTAAAGAAGGGGCCGTACTTCTGGAAGGGATCTCCCCGGATGTGGCTACTGTGATAATTATACTGGCGTTTTACTTACTCCACTATTTGTTTGCCAGTACTACAGCGCACACCACAGCTTTATTACCGGCCATGTTGACCATAGCCTCAGCGATTCCGGGCATTAATATGTATGTCCTTAGTCTGATGCTGATGACTTCGCTGGGTGTGATGGGCATTATTACCCCGTATGGTACAGGTCCCAGCCCGATTTATTACGGTAGCGGTTATTTACCGACGAAAGATTACTGGCGCCTGGGCACAATCTTCGGTCTGATTTTCTTGTGTGCCCTTCTGTTCATCGGTTATCCGTGGATGGCAATGATGTTCTGA
- the dcuR gene encoding Transcriptional regulatory protein DcuR (ID:JIFNMEKO_01237;~source:Prodigal:2.6) has product MNNVLVVDDDLMVAELNRDYVEQIAGFSCCGIAQTLQQAMVQLREAAPPVDLILLDVYLQHESGLDLLPLLRQSKLPVDVIVISSAADAETIQNSLYYGVVDYLIKPFTFSRFEASLTDWKCKKNLMGQQPYYEQSELDRVLHGRFSADDTPRLPKGLTQQTLRTLCLWIDAHPTADFSTEELAADVGISRVSCRKYLIWLSKNKILFTSIHYGTTGRPMYRYRLQSEHRVQLQSYCE; this is encoded by the coding sequence ATGAATAATGTGCTGGTGGTGGACGACGACTTGATGGTCGCGGAGCTTAATCGTGATTATGTTGAGCAGATAGCTGGTTTTTCCTGTTGTGGCATAGCGCAGACACTACAACAGGCTATGGTTCAGCTACGTGAGGCAGCACCCCCTGTCGACCTGATTTTACTTGATGTTTACCTGCAGCATGAGAGTGGGCTGGATTTACTGCCACTATTGCGACAGTCTAAGTTACCGGTAGATGTGATAGTCATTTCATCTGCTGCTGATGCAGAAACCATCCAAAACTCGCTATATTACGGGGTCGTCGATTACCTGATTAAGCCTTTTACTTTCAGCCGGTTTGAAGCATCGCTCACAGACTGGAAATGCAAAAAAAATCTGATGGGACAGCAACCTTATTATGAACAGAGCGAGCTGGACAGGGTACTTCACGGTCGCTTTTCCGCTGACGATACACCACGGCTGCCAAAAGGTTTAACCCAACAAACATTGCGCACACTTTGCCTCTGGATTGATGCACATCCGACGGCTGATTTTTCAACTGAAGAGCTGGCAGCAGATGTTGGTATTTCGCGGGTATCCTGTCGTAAATATCTTATCTGGTTGTCTAAAAATAAAATTTTATTTACCAGCATTCACTATGGTACTACGGGACGCCCGATGTACCGTTATCGATTACAATCAGAGCATCGGGTTCAATTACAGAGCTATTGTGAATAA
- the dcuS gene encoding Sensor histidine kinase DcuS (ID:JIFNMEKO_01236;~source:Prodigal:2.6), translating to MSANTPPARIHQHPLKLSTSVILMVSAMLISVLLVVHLFYYIQLSQTTRDNIQHNAQAIARTLASMPEIQQALQHPPPEHGDLQRIASEIQKRNDLLFVVITNMQGVRYSHPNQALINQVFIGDDIQPALLGHENVAVNHGVLAEALRVFTPIYDDHGQQSGVVAIGVSLADIDRQLAQSRGAILRSGLFGVLIGILGTVMLVKTLKRMLFGLEPYEISSLFEQRQAMLQAMKEGVLAVDCQGRITLINEAAQQIIGYHATETLQAIKSTEGYDRLNVILQDVLNTHQPCTDEEICVNGHLLLTNTVPVSNQHGVIGAVCSFRDKTEISQLLQRLDGMENYADALRVRSHEFMNKLHVILGLLHIKHYARLEEYILHTANSYQTEIGSLLQKIQSPVIAGFVLSKMTSAAERGHTLSLSEESEVPDDGDQEQMNTVITVVGNLIENAIEALAEQPGSEINLLLHYRNGKLTCVVSDEGPGIVASMRERIFERGFSTKGEHRGVGLSLAREQVMALGGTLYVESEPEIYTQFFMQIPWGGRLSDE from the coding sequence ATGTCAGCAAACACACCACCCGCGCGAATACATCAGCATCCGTTAAAATTATCTACATCAGTTATCCTGATGGTCAGCGCGATGTTGATATCGGTGTTACTGGTGGTACATCTGTTTTACTACATCCAACTGAGTCAAACCACTCGTGACAATATTCAACATAATGCGCAGGCAATCGCCCGTACACTTGCCAGCATGCCGGAGATTCAGCAGGCTTTACAGCACCCCCCTCCTGAACATGGTGATCTCCAGCGCATTGCAAGCGAGATACAAAAGCGGAACGATCTGTTGTTTGTGGTTATTACCAATATGCAGGGTGTGCGATATTCGCATCCTAATCAGGCTTTGATTAATCAGGTGTTCATTGGGGATGATATTCAGCCCGCACTATTAGGCCACGAAAATGTAGCGGTCAATCATGGGGTACTCGCTGAAGCGCTACGGGTTTTCACGCCGATTTATGATGATCACGGGCAACAGTCCGGCGTAGTGGCGATTGGTGTGTCGCTGGCTGATATTGACCGTCAATTGGCACAAAGTCGCGGAGCGATTTTGCGGAGTGGCCTGTTTGGTGTTCTGATCGGTATCCTGGGTACAGTCATGCTGGTAAAAACACTAAAGCGCATGTTATTTGGACTTGAGCCTTATGAAATATCATCACTTTTTGAGCAGCGGCAGGCGATGTTACAGGCGATGAAAGAGGGGGTGCTGGCAGTGGATTGTCAGGGACGGATTACTCTGATTAATGAGGCAGCACAACAGATCATCGGCTACCATGCTACAGAGACATTACAGGCAATCAAAAGCACTGAGGGCTATGACCGGTTAAATGTGATCCTGCAAGATGTACTCAACACCCATCAGCCCTGCACTGATGAAGAGATCTGTGTTAATGGTCATCTGCTGCTAACCAACACGGTTCCGGTCAGCAATCAACATGGTGTAATTGGCGCTGTCTGCTCGTTTCGGGATAAAACCGAAATTAGTCAGTTGCTGCAACGGCTGGATGGTATGGAAAATTATGCGGATGCCCTGCGTGTGCGCTCTCATGAATTCATGAATAAGCTGCATGTCATTCTTGGATTGTTACATATTAAACATTATGCCCGGCTGGAAGAGTATATTCTGCATACCGCCAACAGTTATCAGACAGAAATCGGCTCTTTACTACAGAAAATTCAGTCTCCGGTGATAGCCGGTTTTGTGTTGAGTAAAATGACGTCGGCGGCCGAACGTGGGCATACACTCTCACTGAGTGAAGAGAGCGAGGTCCCTGATGATGGTGACCAGGAACAAATGAATACCGTCATCACCGTGGTGGGTAACCTGATTGAAAATGCTATCGAGGCATTAGCGGAGCAGCCAGGCAGTGAAATTAATCTGCTGTTGCACTATCGCAATGGCAAACTGACGTGTGTGGTCAGTGATGAAGGACCTGGTATTGTCGCTTCGATGCGGGAAAGGATCTTTGAACGGGGTTTTTCCACAAAAGGGGAGCATCGTGGTGTTGGTTTATCATTAGCCAGAGAACAGGTGATGGCATTAGGAGGAACACTGTATGTGGAGTCAGAACCTGAGATCTACACTCAATTTTTTATGCAAATTCCATGGGGTGGCAGGTTAAGCGATGAATAA
- the fumA gene encoding Fumarate hydratase class I, aerobic (ID:JIFNMEKO_01241;~source:Prodigal:2.6), with translation MSNKPFHYQNPFPLGPDDTEYYLLSKEHVSVSEFEGEEVLKIAPEALTLLAQHAFHDASFLLRPAHQRQVAAILDDPEASENDKYVALQFLRNSGIAAKGILPTCQDTGTAIIVGKKGQQVWTGGGDEEALSRGVYNTFIEDNLRYSQNAALDMYNEVNTGTNLPAQIDLYSVDGADYKFLCMAKGGGSANKTYLYQETKALLAPGKLKEYLTEKMRSLGTAACPPYHIAFVIGGTSAESTLKTVKLASTHYYDELPTEGNAFGQAFRDVELEQELMIEAQNIGLGAQFGGKYFAHDIRVIRLPRHGASCPLGMGVSCSADRNIKAKINRDGIWIEKLEHNPGQYIPAALRQQGEDEVVHVDLNRPMDAILGQLSQYPVSTRLSLTGTIIVARDIAHAKLKERIERGEGLPQYIKDHPVYYAGPAKTPEGYASGSLGPTTAGRMDSYVDLLQANGGSMVMLAKGNRSRQVTDACHKHGGFYLGSIGGPAAVLAQQSIKKLECVEYPELGMEAIWKIEAENFPAFILVDDKGHDFFAEISEKQCAKCIK, from the coding sequence ATGTCAAATAAACCTTTCCACTATCAAAATCCTTTTCCTTTAGGTCCCGACGACACAGAGTATTATCTGTTGAGTAAAGAGCATGTCTCCGTCAGTGAATTTGAAGGAGAGGAAGTACTGAAAATTGCACCAGAGGCACTGACACTACTGGCTCAACATGCTTTTCATGATGCTTCATTTTTGTTACGTCCAGCTCATCAGCGTCAGGTCGCCGCGATTCTGGACGATCCGGAAGCCAGTGAAAATGATAAATACGTGGCATTGCAATTTTTACGTAACTCGGGAATTGCTGCAAAAGGCATCTTGCCGACCTGTCAGGATACCGGAACGGCGATTATCGTTGGTAAAAAGGGTCAGCAGGTATGGACCGGAGGCGGTGATGAAGAAGCCTTATCCCGTGGTGTCTATAATACGTTTATCGAAGACAATCTGAGGTATTCGCAAAACGCCGCACTCGATATGTACAATGAAGTCAACACCGGGACTAACTTACCGGCGCAGATCGATCTCTACAGTGTTGATGGTGCGGATTACAAATTCCTCTGTATGGCAAAAGGCGGCGGTTCTGCCAACAAGACCTACCTCTATCAGGAAACTAAAGCGCTGCTGGCACCCGGTAAGCTAAAAGAGTATCTGACAGAGAAAATGCGTTCTCTCGGTACGGCGGCTTGCCCTCCTTACCATATCGCGTTCGTTATCGGTGGTACCTCGGCGGAAAGTACGCTGAAAACAGTTAAACTCGCTTCAACCCATTACTATGATGAGCTGCCAACTGAAGGTAATGCTTTTGGCCAGGCTTTCAGAGACGTTGAGCTGGAGCAAGAGCTGATGATCGAAGCGCAAAATATCGGATTGGGCGCGCAGTTTGGTGGTAAATATTTTGCCCATGATATTCGTGTTATTCGTTTACCGCGTCATGGCGCATCCTGCCCGCTGGGAATGGGAGTTTCATGCTCGGCTGACCGTAATATCAAGGCGAAAATTAATCGTGATGGTATATGGATTGAAAAACTGGAACACAACCCCGGTCAGTATATCCCCGCGGCTTTACGTCAGCAGGGTGAGGATGAAGTGGTTCATGTTGACCTCAACCGTCCGATGGATGCTATTCTGGGGCAGTTATCACAGTATCCGGTTTCAACACGTCTTTCACTGACCGGCACGATAATCGTAGCCCGTGACATTGCGCATGCAAAATTGAAAGAGCGCATTGAACGGGGTGAAGGTTTACCACAATATATCAAAGATCATCCTGTCTATTATGCGGGACCGGCTAAAACACCAGAAGGTTATGCATCGGGTTCACTCGGCCCGACAACCGCGGGACGAATGGATTCCTATGTTGATCTGTTGCAGGCCAATGGCGGTAGTATGGTCATGCTGGCAAAAGGTAACCGTAGCCGTCAGGTCACGGATGCCTGCCATAAGCATGGTGGTTTTTACCTGGGTAGTATTGGTGGTCCGGCAGCTGTATTGGCACAGCAGAGCATAAAAAAACTGGAGTGTGTCGAATATCCAGAACTGGGTATGGAAGCTATCTGGAAAATTGAAGCTGAAAATTTTCCTGCCTTTATCCTGGTCGATGATAAAGGGCATGATTTCTTTGCTGAAATCAGTGAAAAACAGTGTGCGAAATGCATTAAGTAG
- the fccA gene encoding Fumarate reductase flavoprotein subunit (ID:JIFNMEKO_01239;~source:Prodigal:2.6) has protein sequence MNNPHQIIDPITLPNGVVLKNRLLMAPMTTCTGFYDGTVTSELVEYYRARAGSLGAIVVECCFIDNKGLAFPGAIGIDNDSKIAGLAKIADAIKSKGSKAILQIYHGGRMVDPELIGGKTPVAPSAIAAPREGAATPAALTEPEVDNIIAEFGAAVHRAIQAGFDGVEIHGANTYLIQQFYSPNSNQRDDKWGGSRDNRARFPLAILDITHQMAAEYADPSFIIGYRFSPEEIEVPGIRFDDTMYLLEKLAGRGLDYVHFSVGQIMRSSIVDTQDPTPLIDKYRAMSSENLAKVPVMGVGGIVNREDADAALQRGYDLVAVGKACIAYPDWADRVINNQKLELFIDSTQREALTIPEPLWNFSLVDAMIRDTSFASKKFKPGIFQETVQDDAYTLKINVSLDTDRIADISLEENAQDLDVDFTTSFEVIRSRILDANSPHVDAVSGATTQSEAVKKAVSKAIAKSCKAQQLEEGVNPSAPQHYDVVIVGSGGAGLAAAIQACDDGAKVVIVEKMPTIGGNTIKASVGMNAAETRFQKIKGIEDSKELFYEETLKGGQYKNNTVLLKTFVDRAPEAVEWLAARGMELSDITITGGMSIDRTHRPADASAVGGFLISGLVKNINKRNIDLMLDTSVSEILFEEGQVTGVKVINDEQETLTLETKCVIVATGGFSANHKMVVEYRPDLEGFVTTNHQGATGSGIAMLQKIGADVVDMKEIQIHPTVEQTTSYLISESIRGGGAILVSQAGKRFFNEMETRDKVSAQIIALPEKSAWIVFDEQVKTKNKATEEYLAKGFVITAPTPDALAEKLDMDPVALKETLTRYNHFVEIQNDEDFGRKTALRHPLNQGPFYAIRIAPGVHHTMGGVTINTNAAVLDAQQNILSGAWAAGEVVGGIHGANRIGGNAVADIIIFGITAGHNAAAYELA, from the coding sequence ATGAACAACCCCCACCAGATTATTGATCCTATTACACTCCCTAACGGGGTGGTACTTAAAAACCGTCTTTTGATGGCGCCGATGACAACCTGCACCGGTTTCTACGATGGTACAGTCACCAGTGAGCTGGTTGAATATTACCGGGCACGAGCGGGAAGCCTGGGTGCTATCGTTGTTGAGTGCTGTTTTATTGACAATAAAGGACTCGCCTTTCCTGGCGCAATTGGTATCGACAATGACAGTAAAATCGCAGGGTTAGCGAAAATTGCTGATGCCATCAAATCGAAAGGCTCAAAAGCCATTCTGCAAATTTATCATGGCGGCAGAATGGTTGATCCCGAGTTGATTGGTGGCAAGACACCTGTCGCACCCAGTGCGATAGCGGCTCCCCGTGAAGGTGCAGCTACTCCTGCTGCTCTGACAGAGCCAGAAGTTGATAACATCATCGCTGAATTCGGTGCAGCGGTGCATCGTGCAATACAGGCTGGATTTGATGGTGTAGAAATCCACGGTGCAAACACTTATCTTATCCAACAGTTTTACTCGCCAAACTCGAACCAGCGTGATGATAAATGGGGCGGAAGCCGTGATAATCGGGCACGTTTCCCTCTTGCTATCCTCGATATCACGCATCAAATGGCTGCTGAATATGCAGATCCTTCGTTTATCATCGGTTATCGTTTCTCACCGGAAGAGATCGAAGTTCCCGGCATCCGTTTTGACGATACTATGTATCTGCTGGAAAAACTTGCCGGTCGTGGATTGGACTATGTGCACTTCTCAGTTGGACAGATCATGCGCTCTTCCATCGTTGATACGCAGGATCCTACACCACTGATTGATAAATACCGTGCAATGTCATCTGAGAATCTGGCTAAAGTACCCGTGATGGGTGTCGGTGGTATTGTCAACCGTGAAGATGCCGATGCGGCGTTGCAACGTGGCTACGATCTGGTTGCTGTAGGTAAAGCCTGCATCGCTTACCCTGACTGGGCAGACCGTGTCATCAACAACCAAAAACTTGAGCTGTTTATCGACAGTACACAACGCGAGGCCCTGACAATCCCGGAACCGTTATGGAACTTTTCACTGGTCGATGCCATGATCCGTGATACCAGTTTCGCGTCGAAAAAATTCAAACCCGGCATTTTCCAGGAAACCGTTCAGGACGATGCATACACGCTGAAAATTAACGTCAGTCTTGATACCGATCGCATTGCAGATATCAGTCTGGAAGAGAATGCTCAGGATCTTGATGTCGATTTCACTACCAGTTTTGAAGTCATCCGCAGTCGTATCCTTGATGCCAACAGCCCGCATGTTGATGCTGTTTCAGGCGCCACTACCCAAAGTGAAGCGGTGAAAAAAGCAGTATCGAAAGCAATTGCTAAATCATGTAAAGCACAGCAACTCGAAGAAGGTGTCAATCCTTCAGCGCCTCAGCATTACGATGTGGTGATCGTCGGCAGCGGCGGAGCCGGTCTGGCGGCGGCCATTCAGGCATGTGATGACGGTGCCAAAGTTGTGATTGTGGAAAAAATGCCAACTATCGGCGGTAACACCATCAAGGCTTCAGTCGGGATGAATGCCGCTGAAACGCGCTTTCAGAAAATCAAAGGAATTGAAGACAGTAAAGAGTTGTTCTATGAAGAGACATTAAAAGGTGGACAGTACAAAAATAATACCGTCTTACTGAAAACCTTCGTTGACAGAGCTCCGGAAGCTGTTGAATGGCTGGCTGCGCGAGGCATGGAGTTAAGTGACATCACTATCACCGGCGGTATGAGCATCGACCGAACCCACCGTCCGGCAGATGCTTCCGCAGTTGGGGGATTTCTGATCAGTGGGTTGGTGAAAAACATCAACAAACGTAATATCGATCTGATGCTGGATACTTCCGTCAGCGAAATCCTGTTTGAAGAAGGACAGGTTACCGGTGTCAAGGTGATCAATGATGAGCAGGAAACACTCACCCTGGAGACCAAATGTGTGATTGTGGCCACTGGCGGCTTCAGTGCTAACCATAAGATGGTAGTCGAATACCGTCCCGACCTTGAGGGTTTTGTTACTACTAACCATCAGGGAGCCACAGGGAGTGGTATCGCCATGCTGCAGAAAATTGGCGCGGATGTGGTGGATATGAAAGAGATTCAAATTCACCCAACGGTTGAACAAACGACCTCTTATCTGATCTCTGAATCTATTCGTGGTGGTGGCGCAATCCTTGTCAGCCAAGCTGGAAAACGCTTCTTCAACGAAATGGAAACGCGGGATAAAGTCTCAGCACAAATCATTGCCTTGCCTGAGAAAAGCGCGTGGATTGTGTTCGATGAGCAGGTTAAAACCAAAAATAAAGCGACAGAAGAGTATCTGGCGAAAGGTTTTGTCATCACGGCACCGACACCAGACGCGCTGGCTGAAAAACTCGATATGGACCCGGTCGCTCTGAAAGAGACGCTGACACGTTATAATCATTTCGTTGAGATTCAGAATGATGAAGATTTTGGCCGGAAAACAGCATTGAGGCATCCACTGAACCAGGGGCCATTCTATGCTATCCGTATCGCACCCGGTGTTCACCATACCATGGGAGGTGTCACGATTAACACTAATGCCGCAGTACTTGATGCGCAACAAAACATCCTTTCCGGTGCATGGGCAGCAGGTGAAGTGGTCGGTGGGATCCATGGCGCAAACCGTATCGGCGGTAATGCCGTTGCCGATATTATCATCTTTGGTATCACTGCTGGTCATAATGCCGCTGCTTATGAATTAGCATAA
- a CDS encoding hypothetical protein (ID:JIFNMEKO_01242;~source:Prodigal:2.6) — MSTEKEISIDQFTATEKIAIQEKVAQLTAKLSHPASQKEEKQILRDAKKTVMKARLANEALKASQKKVRRKPAASKAIDNTDFSWSASRTSPPRARKTAE; from the coding sequence ATGTCGACAGAAAAAGAAATCTCTATCGATCAATTTACAGCAACTGAAAAGATTGCTATTCAGGAAAAAGTGGCACAATTAACTGCAAAACTTTCTCATCCTGCCAGTCAGAAAGAGGAGAAGCAAATTCTCCGTGATGCAAAAAAAACAGTGATGAAGGCACGTCTCGCCAATGAAGCCTTAAAGGCATCGCAAAAAAAAGTTCGACGAAAACCAGCAGCCAGTAAAGCCATTGACAATACTGATTTTAGCTGGAGCGCCTCACGAACATCGCCCCCCAGAGCCAGAAAAACAGCGGAATAA